A stretch of Aureispira sp. CCB-E DNA encodes these proteins:
- a CDS encoding ATP-binding protein produces the protein MKNLRRIGLYGVKGVGKTTILKEVNKLTSNAVWLEGAKLVLDAAKLPLTEFKKLPKDKKHLFREQAIEKAIEVQSKMNKHILIDGHLVFPKGEDEFENVMTDKDNLFYTDFVYLVFPPKVILQRQKDDLIKKRIYSLKTIKNWIEFEMSELEKVCELYKINLHILSAKSNSDCINFILNLINPNNNAE, from the coding sequence ATGAAAAATCTTAGAAGAATTGGTTTATATGGAGTAAAGGGAGTTGGAAAAACAACTATATTAAAAGAAGTTAATAAATTAACTTCTAATGCAGTTTGGCTAGAAGGGGCAAAATTAGTCTTAGATGCTGCAAAATTGCCTTTAACTGAATTTAAAAAATTGCCAAAAGATAAGAAGCACTTATTTAGAGAGCAAGCAATAGAAAAGGCTATTGAGGTTCAATCAAAAATGAATAAACATATTTTGATTGATGGGCATCTAGTGTTTCCAAAAGGAGAAGATGAATTTGAAAATGTAATGACAGATAAAGATAATCTCTTTTATACTGATTTTGTTTATTTAGTGTTCCCTCCAAAAGTTATTCTTCAACGACAAAAAGATGATTTGATAAAAAAGCGAATATACTCCTTAAAAACTATTAAAAACTGGATAGAGTTTGAAATGTCTGAGTTGGAAAAGGTTTGTGAATTATATAAAATAAATTTACATATTTTAAGTGCGAAAAGTAATTCTGATTGTATAAATTTCATTCTTAATTTAATTAACCCTAATAACAATGCTGAATGA
- a CDS encoding HAD family hydrolase, whose protein sequence is MLNEQENISRVEACINEILAQSDKSIFLIIDGDRTLISTDSTKYFFKHLELEFIEIKSIFQKYDYTFEAFYHVALFYSRIDEKRYKEACIASAKAVNIYSDFLKFIKAVKDKTELILITSGIAQSWQNVIDNHSLDFMHLIGGNYFPKEKFVVDKNAKGIIANKLKLAGKKVFAFGDTLIDFDMLQNAHHSYLIVNEKMNKDIIPHSHEIAHLKQISFSSDSHQNLPLTDLIKVTSLIHKYYENSTNKNS, encoded by the coding sequence ATGCTGAATGAGCAAGAAAACATTTCAAGAGTTGAGGCTTGTATAAATGAAATACTTGCCCAAAGTGATAAGTCCATTTTTCTGATTATTGATGGAGATAGGACTTTAATTTCTACTGATAGCACTAAGTATTTTTTTAAACACTTAGAGCTAGAGTTTATAGAAATAAAATCAATTTTTCAAAAGTATGATTACACTTTTGAAGCATTTTACCATGTTGCTTTATTTTATTCTAGGATTGATGAGAAAAGATATAAAGAGGCATGCATAGCAAGTGCAAAAGCTGTAAATATATATTCTGATTTTTTAAAATTTATAAAGGCAGTAAAGGATAAAACGGAATTAATATTAATTACTTCAGGTATAGCTCAAAGTTGGCAAAATGTTATTGACAACCATTCATTGGATTTTATGCATTTAATAGGAGGGAATTATTTCCCAAAAGAAAAATTTGTAGTGGATAAAAATGCAAAAGGTATTATTGCTAATAAACTAAAACTTGCTGGAAAAAAAGTTTTTGCTTTTGGAGATACACTTATTGATTTTGATATGTTACAGAATGCTCATCATTCTTATTTAATAGTAAATGAGAAGATGAATAAAGATATTATTCCTCATTCTCATGAAATTGCTCATTTGAAGCAAATATCATTTAGTAGTGATTCCCATCAAAACTTACCTCTTACTGATTTAATAAAAGTTACATCTCTTATTCATAAATACTATGAGAACAGCACTAACAAAAATTCTTAG
- a CDS encoding COR domain-containing protein, producing the protein MRTALTKILRAKKQNWEFLDLSGLGMKELPQEVFELIHLKTLRLGKYRTKIKNAITIIPKEIAKLKNLEKLDLTDNKISELPPEIAQLNNLEILILSSNKFTVVPSELTKMTNLKELFLGNNRISVLPTEIKHLSNLISLRLNSNKFTSIPDEINLLNKLQYLYLYDNPIKNVPKEILGLNGKDNVCSLIKQWFIDKTEGESYIYEAKLILVGEAEAGKTSLSKKLRNPNYKLNPTQPMTKGIEVKKWVFDYDEDQNFHTYIWDFGGQDIMHSTHRYFLTERSLYVLVVDIRAEKTDFYYWLNLIELFSSGSPVIIVLNEKHSYSKEIPNAIIKRFENAIVGVYNVDLKTNSGLSELTEIIKSNLKTLPHIGKEKMLNKWLSIRNDLQKRTNDYISYDDYQLITQKHGVQNVEQSLSIAKILHELGVILHFQNHPVLRNTIILNKAWATEAVYLVLLDKQITKNHGKITFKDLDRIWKKYSLTKRVDLIQLMIRFLLCYVVEENKTYIIPQLLPENAPNEDYQINFKEDEIYFRYKYEKFIPKGIVSQLIVKMHEDIYDETQWKSGVVFCIDSTFAEVTEDFVDRKINIRISGLHKRNALSVIRKKLKEINFSFKKLSVIEEIPCGCKLNTEEGKPFFFPRNNLENFKENNHKTIQCHTCSKNLTVLQLLDSVLSDSGYINELEEEFFNNPINKVDFVKNLIEGGEMRDVEFKSTLFVPLGSEDYFREKKKIESLIEKFKKEGNKKALEKNKERLEDLEKKKNNDKAVKHSTMKNVAALANTDGGYILIGVSDDKEILGLENDFNRNNKSDKFDSFNTDFDTLITQYIGNHIQSFIKPEFVEIGKKHVFILTVKTSDSLVTLKIGEDGKNTSDVYVRGAGSARKLGADDLIKLVMSRK; encoded by the coding sequence ATGAGAACAGCACTAACAAAAATTCTTAGAGCAAAAAAACAAAACTGGGAGTTTCTAGATTTAAGTGGTCTTGGAATGAAAGAACTACCTCAAGAAGTTTTTGAATTGATACATTTAAAGACTCTTCGATTAGGGAAATATAGGACTAAAATAAAGAATGCCATAACTATTATTCCAAAAGAAATAGCAAAATTAAAAAATCTTGAAAAATTAGACTTAACAGATAATAAAATTTCTGAACTCCCACCTGAGATAGCTCAACTAAATAATTTGGAAATACTTATTCTCAGTAGTAATAAATTTACTGTAGTTCCTTCTGAATTAACTAAAATGACTAATCTTAAAGAGTTATTTTTAGGGAATAATAGAATCTCGGTCTTGCCAACAGAAATAAAACATTTATCCAATCTTATTAGTCTGAGGTTGAACAGTAATAAGTTTACATCAATTCCAGATGAGATAAACTTATTGAACAAGCTTCAATACCTATATCTATACGATAATCCTATAAAAAATGTTCCTAAAGAAATTTTGGGCTTAAATGGAAAAGATAATGTATGTTCATTGATAAAACAATGGTTTATTGATAAAACTGAAGGAGAAAGCTATATCTATGAGGCTAAACTAATACTTGTTGGAGAAGCAGAAGCAGGAAAGACATCATTATCAAAAAAATTGCGTAATCCTAATTATAAATTAAATCCTACTCAACCAATGACCAAAGGTATAGAGGTTAAGAAATGGGTATTTGATTATGACGAAGACCAAAATTTTCATACCTATATTTGGGATTTTGGAGGACAGGATATTATGCATTCTACACATAGGTACTTTTTAACTGAACGGTCTCTCTATGTTTTAGTTGTTGATATACGAGCTGAAAAAACGGATTTTTATTACTGGTTAAATTTGATAGAACTCTTTAGTTCTGGAAGTCCTGTAATTATTGTCTTGAATGAGAAACATTCCTATAGTAAGGAAATTCCAAATGCAATTATAAAGAGATTTGAAAATGCTATTGTAGGGGTTTATAACGTAGATCTTAAAACAAATAGTGGATTATCTGAATTGACTGAAATCATAAAATCAAATTTGAAAACACTTCCTCATATTGGGAAAGAAAAGATGCTAAATAAATGGCTATCAATACGAAATGACCTGCAAAAAAGAACTAATGATTATATCTCATATGATGATTACCAACTAATAACTCAAAAGCATGGAGTACAAAATGTAGAGCAATCGTTAAGTATTGCAAAAATTTTGCATGAATTAGGAGTTATCTTACATTTTCAAAATCATCCTGTTCTTAGAAACACAATAATATTAAATAAAGCTTGGGCGACAGAAGCGGTTTATTTGGTCCTCTTAGATAAACAAATAACGAAGAATCATGGGAAAATCACTTTTAAGGATTTAGATAGAATTTGGAAAAAATACTCATTAACGAAAAGAGTTGACTTGATACAACTTATGATTAGGTTTCTTCTTTGTTATGTTGTTGAGGAGAATAAAACTTATATTATACCTCAGTTGTTACCAGAAAATGCTCCTAATGAAGATTATCAAATTAATTTTAAGGAGGATGAAATATACTTTAGATACAAGTATGAAAAGTTTATCCCTAAAGGGATTGTATCTCAGCTTATAGTAAAAATGCATGAAGATATTTATGATGAAACACAATGGAAGAGTGGTGTTGTGTTTTGCATTGATTCTACTTTTGCTGAAGTAACAGAAGATTTCGTAGATAGGAAGATTAATATTCGTATTTCTGGTTTACATAAACGAAATGCTCTTTCTGTGATAAGAAAAAAACTAAAAGAGATAAATTTTTCTTTTAAAAAGCTGAGTGTGATTGAAGAAATTCCATGTGGTTGTAAGTTGAATACAGAGGAAGGGAAACCATTCTTTTTTCCACGAAATAATTTAGAGAATTTCAAAGAAAACAATCACAAGACAATCCAATGTCATACTTGTTCAAAAAACCTAACAGTTTTACAATTATTAGATTCTGTATTGAGTGATAGTGGATATATAAATGAGTTAGAAGAAGAATTTTTTAATAACCCAATTAATAAGGTTGATTTTGTGAAGAATTTGATTGAAGGAGGTGAAATGAGAGATGTAGAATTTAAATCTACTTTGTTTGTTCCTTTGGGGAGTGAAGATTATTTTAGGGAAAAGAAAAAAATAGAATCGCTAATAGAAAAGTTTAAAAAAGAAGGAAACAAGAAAGCCCTTGAAAAAAATAAGGAGAGATTAGAAGATCTTGAGAAAAAAAAGAATAACGATAAAGCAGTTAAACACAGTACAATGAAAAATGTTGCTGCATTAGCAAATACTGATGGAGGGTATATTCTTATTGGTGTTTCGGATGACAAAGAAATATTAGGACTTGAGAATGACTTTAATAGGAATAATAAGTCTGATAAGTTCGATTCATTTAATACAGATTTTGATACTTTAATAACTCAATATATTGGAAATCATATTCAAAGTTTTATAAAACCAGAGTTTGTTGAAATTGGTAAAAAACATGTTTTCATTCTAACCGTAAAAACATCTGATTCACTTGTTACATTAAAAATAGGCGAAGATGGTAAAAATACTTCAGATGTATATGTAAGAGGAGCAGGCTCAGCTCGAAAACTTGGGGCGGATGATTTAATAAAATTGGTCATGTCTAGAAAATAA
- a CDS encoding uracil phosphoribosyltransferase, whose protein sequence is MIFNEYTDKKAVQLLATQSRRIDISSLELCTVHLEMGKYLAYEILEELELEETRIQHVQGVKTGMKLKNENEIIIFPLMRAGLYAAEGIRSVIKDSQFAPYSKEEEEKLSLENKTIILVDSVINTGKSILKIIDSLNKKSIKKIIVATLILQKDALGLFEKYESISLYSLRVSENKYTGKGGTDTGNRLFNTIKRL, encoded by the coding sequence ATGATTTTTAATGAATATACAGATAAAAAAGCAGTACAGTTATTAGCGACTCAATCAAGAAGAATAGATATTTCTTCTTTAGAGCTATGTACAGTTCATCTTGAGATGGGGAAATATTTAGCTTATGAAATACTTGAAGAATTAGAGTTAGAAGAAACTAGGATTCAGCATGTACAAGGAGTGAAAACAGGGATGAAATTAAAAAATGAGAATGAAATAATAATTTTTCCTCTAATGCGAGCAGGACTTTATGCTGCTGAAGGGATAAGAAGTGTTATTAAAGACTCGCAGTTTGCACCTTACAGTAAGGAAGAGGAAGAAAAACTTAGTTTAGAAAATAAAACAATTATTCTTGTTGACTCTGTTATTAATACAGGCAAGAGCATTCTTAAAATAATAGATAGCTTAAACAAAAAATCGATAAAAAAAATAATAGTTGCAACTCTTATTTTGCAAAAGGATGCACTTGGGCTTTTTGAAAAATATGAAAGCATCTCATTGTACTCTTTAAGAGTTTCAGAGAATAAATATACTGGAAAAGGGGGAACAGATACAGGAAATAGACTATTTAATACTATAAAAAGGCTTTAA